One genomic region from Brassica napus cultivar Da-Ae unplaced genomic scaffold, Da-Ae ScsIHWf_1921;HRSCAF=2565, whole genome shotgun sequence encodes:
- the LOC106422230 gene encoding E3 ubiquitin-protein ligase BOI-like: MAVEASTKRPRGSQYLDTDANFAPTVKRRSGAFGLSSSLINVELLCQIQNQQQLEIDRFVAQQTEKLKIDIEARQRTQTMMLASAVQNAIAKKVKEKDDEIVRIRNINLVLQERVKSLYVENQIWRDIAQSNEEHANNLRTNLDQVLAQMETLQTVATAVEDDAESSCGSWVEGGEAIRAVSSGCKRCGEREGSVLVLPCRHLCLCTVCGSASLRTCPVCGSVMNASVHVNMSS; encoded by the coding sequence ATGGCTGTTGAAGCGTCTACAAAACGTCCCAGAGGATCTCAGTACCTTGACACAGACGCTAACTTCGCGCCAACTGTTAAACGGAGGTCCGGCGCGTTTGGTTTATCATCATCGTTGATAAACGTTGAACTCTTATGTCAGATTCAAAACCAGCAACAATTGGAGATTGATAGGTTCGTAGCTCAGCAAACGGAGAAGCTTAAAATAGATATTGAAGCACGTCAGCGAACGCAAACGATGATGCTAGCGTCTGCGGTTCAAAACGCGATAGCCAAGAAGGTAAAAGAGAAAGACGACGAAATCGTACGGATAAGAAACATTAACTTAGTTTTACAAGAGCGAGTCAAGAGTCTCTATGTTGAAAACCAAATCTGGCGCGATATCGCTCAAAGCAACGAAGAACACGCTAACAACCTTAGAACAAACCTCGACCAAGTTCTGGCTCAAATGGAAACGTTACAAACCGTAGCAACCGCTGTAGAAGACGATGCCGAATCTAGCTGCGGAAGTTGGGTTGAAGGTGGTGAAGCTATAAGGGCGGTTAGTAGCGGTTGCAAGCGGTGCGGTGAGAGAGAAGGGAGTGTGTTGGTGTTACCTTGTCGTCATTTGTGTTTGTGTACGGTTTGTGGTTCGGCTTCGTTACGAACTTGTCCGGTTTGTGGTTCGGTCATGAACGCTAGTGTACATGTTAACATGTCTTCTTGA